In the genome of Sorangium aterium, one region contains:
- a CDS encoding ABC transporter ATP-binding protein has protein sequence MSAHAHRKNYHPSPRREGRLRSSRHSPRTTGQLTAARAAPSQPAGAERVRFFLRVGAYFKGEWARLGALAVLVCVSIAISLLQVWPVAVIVDLISTGPRTGDFVHRILLAPLPDSLLGRVLGLAAITLVLRVAQEFVGMGRALLTFRIGYGGLTRVRRDVYRKLQALHMGYHRAQPQGDALYRLNQDASGCHGILNVAVAVMGSALTLAVMICIMASRSLELTILALAVVPPLLLTNAKFGRVLHKKCTEAKEVESEFATSVQRSMASIGLVQAFGREADEEARFHTTLRNSVKAWLRLHHDELRHTLAMGSILGLGGALVLGYGGYLIVQARAGGGEAGMTLGALTAFLGYLGMLYDPLCKLTGAGAAVQGGVAGAQRVFEVLDRDQAVVDRHDAAHLPPQPRALSLDGVGFEYRPGHPVLRGVDATIRPGEMVAFVGSVGAGKTTLLGLLPRFHNPTCGALRLDGIDTRAIRVADLRRHIALVLQDSILLPATIAENIAYGRPSATDAEIRMAAEMAGAAGFVEALPDGYRTAIADGGLNLSTGQRQRIAIARALLTDAPILVIDEPTDGLDAEHERTIGEALRALKGKRTIVLMSHRLSTVVDCDQIFVMERGRIVEHGGHGELLRRGGVYTKMARWQHLHTGHAPAKSSPRRVQPAPSPDAYRGEDGSWADGLMG, from the coding sequence ATGAGCGCACACGCTCACCGCAAGAACTATCATCCTTCGCCTCGGCGCGAAGGCAGGCTCAGGAGCTCGAGGCATTCTCCGAGGACGACCGGGCAGCTGACCGCCGCGCGCGCCGCGCCCAGCCAGCCGGCCGGCGCGGAGCGGGTCCGCTTCTTCCTCCGGGTGGGCGCGTACTTCAAGGGCGAGTGGGCGCGCCTCGGCGCGCTCGCCGTGCTGGTCTGCGTCTCGATCGCGATCAGCCTGCTCCAGGTGTGGCCCGTCGCCGTGATCGTGGATCTCATCTCGACCGGCCCGCGCACGGGGGACTTCGTCCATCGCATCCTGCTCGCCCCGCTCCCGGACAGCCTGCTCGGCCGCGTCCTCGGGCTCGCGGCGATCACGCTCGTCCTCCGGGTGGCGCAGGAGTTCGTGGGCATGGGCCGCGCCTTGCTCACGTTCCGCATCGGCTATGGCGGGCTCACGCGCGTGCGGCGCGACGTGTACCGGAAGCTTCAGGCGCTCCACATGGGCTATCACCGGGCGCAGCCGCAGGGGGACGCCCTCTACCGGCTCAACCAGGACGCCTCCGGGTGCCACGGCATCCTCAACGTGGCGGTCGCCGTGATGGGGAGCGCGCTGACGCTCGCCGTCATGATCTGCATCATGGCCTCGCGCAGCCTGGAGCTCACGATCCTCGCGCTCGCGGTCGTGCCGCCGCTCCTCCTCACGAACGCCAAGTTCGGGCGCGTGCTGCACAAGAAGTGCACCGAGGCGAAGGAGGTCGAGAGCGAGTTCGCGACGTCCGTCCAGCGCTCGATGGCGTCGATCGGCCTCGTCCAGGCGTTCGGCCGCGAGGCGGACGAGGAGGCGCGCTTCCACACGACGCTGCGCAACAGCGTGAAGGCGTGGCTGAGGCTCCACCACGACGAGCTCCGCCACACGCTCGCCATGGGCTCGATCCTCGGGCTCGGCGGCGCGCTGGTGCTCGGCTACGGCGGCTACCTCATCGTCCAGGCCCGGGCGGGCGGGGGCGAGGCGGGCATGACGCTCGGCGCGCTGACGGCGTTCCTCGGTTACCTGGGCATGCTCTACGACCCGCTCTGCAAGCTGACCGGCGCCGGCGCCGCGGTGCAGGGCGGCGTCGCGGGCGCGCAGCGCGTCTTCGAGGTGCTGGACCGCGACCAGGCGGTCGTCGACAGGCACGACGCGGCCCACCTCCCGCCGCAGCCGCGCGCGCTCTCGCTCGATGGCGTCGGGTTCGAGTACCGCCCGGGCCACCCGGTGCTGCGCGGGGTCGACGCGACGATCCGGCCGGGCGAGATGGTCGCGTTCGTGGGCTCGGTCGGCGCCGGCAAGACCACGCTGCTCGGCCTGCTGCCGCGCTTCCACAACCCGACCTGCGGGGCGCTGCGGCTCGACGGCATCGACACGCGCGCGATCCGCGTGGCCGACCTGCGCCGGCACATCGCGCTCGTCCTCCAGGACAGCATCCTCCTGCCGGCCACGATCGCGGAGAACATCGCCTACGGCCGCCCGTCCGCGACCGACGCGGAGATCCGGATGGCGGCGGAGATGGCGGGGGCGGCCGGCTTCGTCGAGGCGCTGCCGGACGGCTACCGGACGGCGATCGCCGACGGCGGGCTCAACCTGTCGACAGGCCAGCGGCAGCGCATCGCGATCGCGCGCGCGCTGCTGACGGACGCGCCCATCCTCGTGATCGACGAGCCGACCGACGGGCTCGACGCCGAGCACGAGCGGACCATCGGCGAGGCGCTGCGCGCGCTGAAGGGGAAGCGGACGATCGTCCTCATGAGCCACCGCCTGAGCACGGTCGTCGACTGCGACCAGATCTTCGTGATGGAGCGCGGCCGCATCGTCGAGCACGGCGGGCACGGAGAGCTCCTGCGGCGGGGCGGCGTCTACACCAAGATGGCCCGCTGGCAGCACCTCCACACAGGCCACGCCCCGGCGAAGAGCAGCCCGCGCCGCGTCCAGCCGGCGCCGTCGCCCGACGCGTACCGCGGCGAGGACGGCAGCTGGGCCGATGGGCTGATGGGCTGA
- a CDS encoding NAD(P)H-dependent oxidoreductase, protein MNVAVIFYSLYGGTAALAAAVAQGAEQAGATVRLRRVADLAAIEDRWSTANERIRAAREHLTSVPLAQRDDLFWADGIAIGSPARYGAMCAEIRRFLDGSRQPSGDLAGKVASVFCSPSAVQGAQRATLQATLASLAGHGLLLQAPARAELDPTSRAAQRDGPPRASADHAPAELDLAPARALGRRLALFEDRTRGQARRAGRAVGLCR, encoded by the coding sequence ATGAACGTGGCCGTGATCTTCTATTCCCTCTATGGCGGCACGGCCGCGCTCGCGGCCGCCGTCGCGCAGGGCGCCGAGCAGGCCGGAGCGACCGTGCGGCTCCGGCGCGTCGCCGATCTGGCGGCGATCGAGGACCGGTGGAGCACGGCGAATGAGCGGATCCGTGCCGCGCGGGAACACCTCACCTCCGTGCCGCTGGCGCAGCGAGACGACCTCTTCTGGGCGGACGGCATCGCCATCGGCTCGCCCGCGCGTTATGGCGCGATGTGCGCGGAGATCCGGCGCTTCCTCGACGGATCGAGGCAGCCGTCGGGAGATCTCGCCGGCAAGGTAGCCTCGGTGTTCTGCTCGCCGTCCGCGGTCCAGGGAGCGCAGCGCGCGACGCTCCAGGCGACGCTCGCCTCCCTCGCCGGCCATGGACTCCTGCTCCAGGCCCCCGCCCGCGCGGAGCTGGATCCGACGAGCAGGGCCGCGCAGCGCGACGGCCCGCCTCGGGCGAGCGCGGATCACGCGCCGGCGGAGCTCGACCTCGCGCCGGCGCGCGCCCTCGGCCGCAGGCTCGCGCTGTTCGAGGACCGGACTCGCGGGCAGGCGCGGAGAGCCGGCCGCGCCGTCGGCCTGTGCCGTTGA
- a CDS encoding response regulator, with the protein MGRSGSRRGAGVDVPCAPGGGRGAERGDPARPPGPMGRRLAEQGPSRRKTIFIIEDDPGVCDALVTVLCDEGYEVMTARDGADALARLREAPTPALIVLDLMMPGMDGYAFRAEQLRTPAISDVPVVVLTAGAAPRATELGSVDILKKPVDLVALLDVVGRNT; encoded by the coding sequence ATGGGCCGGAGCGGATCGCGCAGGGGCGCTGGCGTCGATGTCCCGTGCGCTCCCGGAGGGGGGCGCGGCGCGGAGCGGGGCGATCCGGCGCGCCCTCCGGGCCCGATGGGGCGGAGGCTCGCGGAGCAGGGCCCCTCTCGACGGAAGACGATCTTCATCATCGAGGACGACCCAGGCGTCTGCGATGCGCTCGTGACCGTCCTGTGCGACGAGGGATACGAGGTGATGACGGCCCGGGACGGCGCGGACGCGCTGGCCAGGCTCCGCGAGGCGCCGACGCCGGCGCTCATCGTGCTCGATCTGATGATGCCGGGGATGGACGGATACGCGTTCCGCGCAGAGCAGCTGCGCACGCCCGCGATCTCCGACGTCCCCGTGGTCGTGCTGACGGCGGGGGCGGCGCCGCGGGCCACGGAGCTCGGATCGGTCGACATCCTGAAGAAGCCTGTCGATCTCGTCGCGTTGCTCGACGTGGTCGGTCGCAACACCTGA
- a CDS encoding alkaline phosphatase D family protein: protein MFSLAALPGVSGGGGGAPDGGEPLPASGDAPPPDSELSKAVFQHGVASGDPLPDAVILWTRVTPVRAGAVAVTWQIALDAGFIRIVGAGALLTDEERDHTVKVDAGGLDPGKTYYYRFIALGGSSPVGRTRTAPRGLAERLRFAVASCSSYAHGLFHGYRHIAARLDLDAVIHLGDYIYEFGTGEYGGARHCEPAHELVTLADYRARYAQYRRDRDLQAAHQQHPFITVWDDHELANNTWKGGAANHTWPAEGSWEVRRAVAQRVYAEWMPIREHPRDAGRIWRALRYGDLVDLFLLDTRSWGRDRQADPGDRAAIEAPARTILGRDQEAWLRAELAGSTAAWKVIGQQVLMGHVPQDLNTDAWDGYPAARQRFFELLDEERVRDVVVLSGDTHASWAIELAPAPLDPARYDAATGRGALAVEIAVPGITSPWLTEEQARTTEPLFLTNPHVKYVDLWRRGYVVLDVAPERVQGAWFLYDAPERPQVDEVFAAAFAARRGESHLRREEAAAPAIDDPPEAAPRLS from the coding sequence ATGTTCAGCCTCGCCGCGCTCCCCGGAGTGTCGGGCGGCGGGGGCGGCGCGCCGGACGGCGGTGAGCCTCTGCCGGCGTCGGGGGACGCCCCGCCGCCGGACAGCGAGCTGTCGAAGGCGGTATTCCAGCACGGCGTGGCGAGCGGGGATCCGCTGCCGGATGCCGTCATCCTCTGGACGCGCGTGACGCCGGTGAGGGCAGGCGCGGTGGCGGTGACATGGCAGATCGCGCTCGACGCCGGCTTCATCCGGATCGTGGGCGCGGGGGCGCTCCTGACGGACGAGGAGCGCGATCACACGGTCAAGGTCGACGCCGGCGGGCTCGACCCGGGGAAGACCTATTATTACCGGTTCATCGCCCTCGGCGGATCGTCCCCGGTCGGGCGCACGAGGACGGCGCCGCGCGGCCTCGCTGAGCGGCTGCGCTTCGCCGTCGCGTCGTGCTCGAGCTATGCGCACGGGCTGTTCCACGGCTACCGGCACATCGCCGCGCGCCTCGACCTCGACGCGGTGATCCACCTCGGCGATTACATCTACGAATTCGGCACCGGCGAGTACGGGGGCGCGCGGCATTGCGAGCCCGCGCACGAGCTCGTGACGCTCGCCGACTACCGCGCGCGTTATGCCCAGTACCGGCGCGACAGGGATCTCCAGGCGGCTCACCAGCAGCACCCGTTCATCACGGTCTGGGACGACCATGAGCTCGCGAACAACACCTGGAAGGGCGGCGCGGCGAACCACACGTGGCCTGCCGAGGGGTCGTGGGAGGTGCGCAGGGCGGTCGCGCAGCGCGTCTACGCGGAGTGGATGCCGATCCGCGAGCACCCGCGCGATGCCGGCCGGATCTGGCGCGCGCTGCGCTATGGCGATCTCGTCGACCTCTTCTTGCTCGACACGCGCTCCTGGGGGCGCGACCGGCAGGCCGACCCGGGCGACCGCGCGGCGATCGAGGCGCCGGCGCGGACGATCCTCGGGCGCGATCAGGAGGCGTGGCTGCGCGCGGAGCTCGCGGGCTCGACGGCGGCGTGGAAGGTCATCGGCCAGCAGGTGCTGATGGGCCATGTCCCGCAGGACCTGAACACGGACGCGTGGGACGGGTACCCGGCGGCGCGCCAGCGCTTCTTCGAGCTCCTCGACGAGGAGCGCGTGCGCGACGTCGTCGTGCTCAGCGGCGACACCCACGCGTCGTGGGCGATCGAGCTCGCGCCGGCGCCGCTCGATCCGGCGCGCTACGACGCCGCGACCGGCCGGGGCGCGCTGGCGGTCGAGATCGCGGTGCCGGGGATCACCTCCCCGTGGCTCACCGAGGAGCAGGCCCGGACGACCGAGCCGCTGTTCCTCACGAACCCGCACGTCAAGTACGTCGACCTGTGGCGCCGCGGGTACGTGGTCCTCGACGTGGCGCCGGAGCGCGTGCAGGGCGCGTGGTTCCTGTACGACGCGCCCGAGCGCCCGCAGGTCGACGAGGTCTTCGCCGCGGCGTTCGCCGCGCGCCGCGGCGAGAGCCACCTGCGCCGGGAGGAGGCGGCGGCGCCCGCCATCGACGACCCGCCCGAGGCCGCGCCTCGGCTGAGCTGA
- a CDS encoding multicopper oxidase family protein, with product MALRPARDLDARPGVLEVDLTARVEDVEIAAGKKTPTWTYNGGLPGPLLRARVGDRVIVHLRNELPAPTTVHWHGVRLPAAMDGAPGHSQPETPPGGDFTYDFVVPDAGLYWYHPHVDSAVQEGNGLYGPLLVEDPDEPAGLGDQLVLVLSDVSLRDDGSLEDPQAGGNLGTLFGREGDLLLVNGRVNPVIGARAGLRQRWRIVNAAKSRYYQLLITDHRFTRIGGDGGLLEHPVEEDRILLTPGERADVLVTPRGAPGATLSVRWVPYDRGYGATFGRPEVEAFRLRLADEPLAEDDPLPEVARRIEALDTAAARRVDLQLTREEGPGDLVMGINGVPSWEAEPLVAAVGETAVWTVENTMEFDHPFHLHGFFFQVLGADGQPVRPLAWKDTVNVPVDGAARFAVRYDNRPGMWMFHCHILDHADAGMMGMLHVVP from the coding sequence GTGGCGCTGCGACCGGCGCGCGATCTCGACGCGAGGCCGGGGGTGCTCGAGGTCGATCTGACGGCGCGCGTCGAGGACGTGGAGATCGCGGCCGGCAAGAAGACGCCGACCTGGACCTACAACGGCGGGCTCCCCGGCCCGCTGCTCCGCGCCAGGGTGGGAGATCGCGTGATCGTGCACCTCCGCAACGAGCTGCCGGCGCCAACGACGGTGCACTGGCATGGCGTGCGTTTGCCGGCGGCGATGGATGGCGCGCCCGGGCACAGCCAGCCCGAGACGCCGCCGGGCGGCGACTTCACGTACGACTTCGTGGTGCCGGACGCGGGGCTGTACTGGTACCACCCGCACGTCGACTCCGCGGTGCAGGAGGGCAATGGCCTCTACGGCCCGCTGCTCGTCGAGGATCCGGACGAGCCCGCGGGGCTCGGCGACCAGCTCGTGCTCGTGCTCAGCGACGTCAGCCTGCGCGACGACGGCTCGCTCGAGGACCCGCAGGCGGGCGGCAATCTCGGCACGCTGTTCGGGCGCGAGGGCGACCTCCTGCTCGTCAACGGGCGCGTCAACCCGGTGATCGGGGCGCGCGCCGGGCTCAGGCAGCGGTGGCGCATCGTCAACGCGGCCAAGTCCCGCTATTACCAGCTCCTGATCACGGATCACCGCTTCACCCGCATCGGCGGAGACGGCGGGCTCCTGGAGCACCCGGTCGAGGAGGACAGGATCCTGCTCACCCCCGGAGAGCGCGCCGACGTGCTCGTGACGCCGCGCGGGGCGCCGGGCGCGACGCTCTCGGTGCGCTGGGTGCCCTACGATCGCGGCTATGGCGCGACCTTCGGGAGGCCCGAGGTCGAGGCCTTCCGGCTGCGCCTCGCGGACGAGCCCCTGGCCGAGGACGACCCGCTCCCCGAGGTCGCGCGGCGCATCGAGGCGCTCGACACGGCGGCGGCGAGGCGCGTCGATCTGCAGCTCACGCGGGAGGAGGGCCCGGGCGACCTCGTGATGGGCATCAACGGCGTGCCCTCGTGGGAGGCGGAGCCGCTCGTGGCGGCGGTGGGCGAGACCGCGGTGTGGACCGTCGAGAACACGATGGAGTTCGATCACCCGTTCCACCTGCACGGCTTCTTTTTTCAGGTGCTCGGCGCCGACGGTCAGCCGGTCAGGCCTCTCGCGTGGAAGGACACGGTGAACGTGCCTGTCGACGGCGCGGCCCGCTTCGCGGTGCGTTACGACAACCGGCCTGGCATGTGGATGTTCCACTGCCACATCCTCGATCACGCCGACGCGGGCATGATGGGGATGCTGCACGTCGTGCCGTGA